One segment of Mobula birostris isolate sMobBir1 chromosome 29, sMobBir1.hap1, whole genome shotgun sequence DNA contains the following:
- the tktb gene encoding transketolase-like protein 2, producing the protein MEVQCDSETLQALRDVANRLRVLSIRATCASNSGHPTSCCSAAEILSVLFFRVMRYQPDQPRDPSSDRFVLSKGHAAPILYAVWAEAGYLKEDELLNLRKKGCLLEGHPTPKLPFVDVATGSLGQGLGAACGMAYTGKHFDRASYRVFCLIGDGEASEGAIWEAMGFASFYQLDNLVAIFDVNRLGQSEPAPLAHQVEVFHKRCEAFGWNTHVVDGHDVEQLLRALGPEGTVPGRPTAIVAKTYKGRGIKGVEDMENWHGKPIPKDRAKAVIEDIQSQIQGLAAPTPPSPTDTVPPADLSEIKMPSPCGYKLGDKIATRKAYGQALAKLGRASPRVVALDGDTKNSTFSDLFRKEHPERFVECYIAEQNMISVAVGCATRDRTVPFASTFAAFLSRGYDQIRMAAISQSNVNLSGSHCGISIGEDGPSQMALEDIAMFRAIPTCTVFYPSDAVSTERAVELAANTQGICFIRTSRPDTPVIYSNEEPFAVGQAKVVLQSDADKVLVIGAGITLHEALSAAKQLAGEGIGVRVLDPFTIKPLDVATVVSNARAVGGKVITVEDHYPEGGIGEAVFSAVCTDPSIQVRQLAVQGVAWSGKPAELLAAFGIDAGSIATAVRSFLAN; encoded by the exons ACACCCGACCTCGTGTTGCAGCGCGGCCGAGATCCTCTCTGTCCTGTTCTTCCGCGTGATGCGGTACCAGCCGGACCAGCCTCGCGATCCCAGCTCTGACCGCTTCGTGCTCTCCAAG GGACACGCAGCGCCCATCCTGTATGCCGTGTGGGCAGAGGCGGGCTATCTGAAGGAAGACGAGCTGCTGAACCTGAGGAAGAAGGGATGCCTGCTGGAGGGGCATCCTACCCCG AAGCTGCCCTTCGTGGACGTGGCGACGGGGTCGTTGGGTCAGGGGCTGGGGGCGGCCTGCGGGATGGCCTACACCGGCAAGCACTTTGACCGGGCCAG CTACCGGGTGTTCTGCCTGATCGGGGACGGGGAGGCCTCAGAAGGGGCCATATGGGAGGCGATGGGCTTCGCGTCCTTCTACCAGCTGGACAACCTGGTGGCCATCTTCGACGTCAATCGGCTGGGGCAGAGCGAGCCCGCGCCCTTGGCGCACCAGGTGGAGGTCTTCCACAAGCGCTGTGAAGCCTTCGG CTGGAACACCCATGTGGTGGACGGACATGACGTCGAGCAGCTGTTGCGGGCCCTGGGGCCGGAAGGGACGGTCCCTGGCCGCCCCACCGCCATCGTGGCCAAGACTTACAAGGGCCGAGGGATCAAAG GAGTGGAAGACATGGAAAACTGGCACGGGAAGCCGATTCCGAAGGACCGGGCCAAGGCGGTCATCGAGGACATCCAGAGCCAGATCCAGGGCCTGGCCGCCCCCACCCCGCCATCTCCCACCGACACTGTCCCCCCAGCCGACCTCTCGGAGATCAAAATGCCCTCGCCCTGCGGCTACAAGCTGGGGGATAAG aTTGCCACGCGCAAGGCCTATGGCCAAGCCTTGGCCAAGCTGGGCCGCGCCAGCCCCCGAGTGGTCGCGCTCGACGGGGACACCAAGAACTCCACCTTCTCTGACCTCTTCCGCAAGGAGCATCCCGAGCGGTTCGTGGAGTGCTACATCGCAGAGCAGAACATG ATCAGCGTGGCGGTCGGCTGCGCCACCCGTGACCGGACCGTGCCCTTTGCCAGCACCTTCGCGGCCTTTCTGTCCCGCGGCTACGACCAGATCCGAATGGCTGCCATCTCCCAGAGCAATGTCAACCTGTCCGGGTCGCACTGCGGCATCTCTATCG GTGAGGACGGGCCCTCCCAGATGGCCCTAGAGGATATCGCAATGTTCCGGGCCATCCCCACCTGCACTGTCTTCTATCCTAGTGACGCGGTGTCCACGGAACGAGCCGTTGAGCTGGCGGCCAACACCCAG gGTATCTGCTTCATTAGAACCAGCCGCCCGGACACCCCCGTCATCTACTCCAACGAGGAGCCCTTCGCCGTTGGCCAGGCCAAG GTGGTCTTGCAGTCGGACGCAGACAAGGTCCTGGTCATCGGGGCTGGCATCACCCTCCACGAAGCCCTGTCCGCCGCCAAACAGCTGGCGGGCGAAG GAATCGGAGTGCGTGTCCTCGATCCCTTCACCATCAAGCCGCTGGACGTGGCCACCGTCGTCTCCAACGCCCGGGCGGTTGGAGGGAAGGTGATCACCGTGGAGGACCACTACCCCGAAG gtGGTATTGGTGAAGCCGTCTTTTCTGCCGTCTGCACAGACCCCAGCATCCAAGTGCGCCAACTGGCAGTGCAGGGAGTGGCCTGGAGCGGGAAGCCGGCGGAACTGCTAGCCGCGTTTGGAATCGACGCCGGATCGATTGCCACTGCCGTCCGCTCCTTCCTGGCCAATTGA